A genomic stretch from Candidatus Binatia bacterium includes:
- a CDS encoding DUF1844 domain-containing protein, producing MSEDPNPQRSFKVDDRRRFSETGEPRTDAPPPPPDETRTAPPEAPPAADQPAELTFLTFVLGLSTEALAYLGEMPHPLTRQVQTDLRAAKHFIDILGLLQDKTRGNLDRGEADLLERVLYDLRIKYVERVRTR from the coding sequence ATGAGCGAAGACCCGAACCCCCAGCGTAGCTTCAAAGTGGATGACCGCCGCCGTTTTTCCGAAACCGGCGAGCCGCGCACGGATGCACCACCGCCGCCCCCGGACGAAACCCGCACCGCCCCGCCCGAAGCGCCGCCGGCAGCCGACCAACCCGCGGAGCTGACGTTCCTTACTTTCGTACTCGGTCTGAGTACCGAGGCACTCGCATACCTGGGCGAAATGCCGCACCCGTTAACGCGGCAGGTGCAGACGGACCTGCGCGCCGCCAAGCATTTCATCGACATTCTCGGGCTGTTGCAGGACAAGACCCGGGGTAACCTCGATCGTGGAGAGGCGGACTTGCTCGAGCGGGTGCTCTACGACCTCCGTATCAAGTACGTGGAGCGCGTGCGCACCAGGTGA